Genomic window (Deltaproteobacteria bacterium):
CTGACAAAACTATCAGGATCCTCGCCCGGCGGCAGCACTGCCGCTTTGACTTGAATTTCCGGCACACTGAGAGCAACACGCACGGCAGAGAGCGTCGCTTTTTGGCCGGCGGAATCACCGTCGAAAAGAAGTACCACTGCCGCCGTTGCTGCCTTCATCAACTTTAACTGGGCGCTGGTAAACGCCGTACCGAGACAAGCTACCGCCTCGGGAAATCCCGATTGCCATAGTTGCAGCGTGTCCATGTAGCCCTCGACGACGATGGCACGGCCGCGACTACGCATAGCAGTGCGGGCGGCGTCGAAGCCGAAAAGTGTGTGGCTCTTGTCGAACAGCGCCGTTTCGCGGCTATTTAGGTACTTGGGCTGAGCCCCGTCCATCGTGCGGCCGCCAAAACCAATGACGCGGCCATGCTGATCACGAATGGGGATGGTGACGCGGCCACGCAGAAAATCGAGTGCACGCCCATCACGCGCCGAAGCGGTCGCTAGCGAGCAGGAGATCATGTCTTCCTCGCGGAAGCCTTTCTGGCGCAAATGCCGGACCAG
Coding sequences:
- the dnaG gene encoding DNA primase; this encodes MSDALQDVKTRILTRVNLETVIGEKVRLENSGGRLKGLCPFHNEKSPSFVLYGDSFYCFGCKKSGDAITFVRETEGLGFVDALKHLAGKYGIEAPELEAALSRRGGRRQEASLHAMMQAAQEFYVAERQSPAGQAASDYLLARGFSAANIDAYGFGMTPRESYGLVRHLRQKGFREEDMISCSLATASARDGRALDFLRGRVTIPIRDQHGRVIGFGGRTMDGAQPKYLNSRETALFDKSHTLFGFDAARTAMRSRGRAIVVEGYMDTLQLWQSGFPEAVACLGTAFTSAQLKLMKAATAAVVLLFDGDSAGQKATLSAVRVALSVPEIQVKAAVLPPGEDPDSFV